The window TGATGGATGCGTCGTGCTTCTCCTTCAGCCGCTTGAGGGTGATGTAGTAGTTCCTGGGaatgtaggaggaggaggagtttgcGTTGGCCGCCGCCTCCGTGATGAAAGACTATTGTTCCGTCGACGGTTCTCCGACCCTCCTCTCTCGTCTCCCTAATCCTCTGGTCTAACAGACGAAGCGCAGGAGACGAAAAGAAAGGGATCGCACCCCGACCCTTCTGGTCCCGTCGTGTGGGTACGGATTGAATATTGCTCGTCGTAAGGTTCCCCTGTCCCCACCGCGATGGGTTCCGCGCGGGTCCCTACTATGAGCCGCCTGGTGTATGAAGTGGGTGATCTCGCGACGGCATCCGATGCGCTTACGGCGATGGTTGGGGGTGAGATAGGCGGCCGTTCGTAGATCTTTGTTTCCCCCCTTCTTCGGTAGAGAAGAGGTTGAACAATCGATACACAGTACGATAGCAGCATAAAAGATGAGCAATTACAACTTCCACAAACAATTATGAAGAGAACACGATAAAACAGGGGGGAATGGTTGTGATGTGGATGAAAGAGCAAGCAATCCATAGCGGCAGTGATTACAGTTTATGAAGCAGAAATGACCAAACTAAAAATTTCATAGATTAAATGTCTACCAGAGGAAGTCCTTCGATATATTATGGAGCAGACTCGTTGACTAGCAAAAGAAATGTAAATGGAGCTCAACAACCAGAAGACCACTGAATGATATATGTATCATCCAACACATGAAACTAGGGGCTTCAAGCTCCTTCCAAATATTAACTAAGACAGACACACAGAGCAGACTAGCAGAAGAATGAAGAAAAGAGCTCAACAACTAAAAAGACCACTGAATGATTGATTTATCATCCAACACATGAAAATAGGGGCTTCAAGCTGTCTCCCATGCTGGAGGCCGAAAGAGTCCTCTGTGACAAACATAAAGCTAAGGGGTCAACTTCATTGTAGATCAAAAGAGCATAGTAGAAAATTACATGAAGGCTAAGAAAAAACAGTAATCTACTGAAATTTATGCCACACTTGGAAGCGAGGGATCCGAAGAAAGAAATGGCATATCAGCCTATGAAACTAAAATACCACAATAGTATCATTTCTTTGGAAAACCTTGGTTTTTCCTATTTTAGTGTTGGCCTCTTGATGTTGAACTACATGaatatatgatttcaaattaagtTTCCGATATTCGTATAAAGCATCATATGATGACTTTATAATTCCATCTATTGCTTCTTCATGGGCTATCAGTACCATAAAGTACACCTTTTGATAAATAGGTTAATTGTACATGTAATTAACAGTTACCATAAAATGTGATCTGTTACTCTATATATTCTAGTCTTAAATATTTCATACTGTTGTATCGATGACCCTGTTTCATTTTGAAAATCTGAACTGTGGCTGCATCTATATCATGTTAATCCTAAATCTGTGTCCGGCCACATCTAAAACAACACTGtgcaagataaaaaaattaactgCCTTGTGTAAGACATTGCCATAATTATTGCCAGTTGATGTGTACTCACTGATTTAGGCAGATAATTATATAGAAAAGCAAATCTTCCTGCTAAGCTGATTAATGCTATCAATACCTTTGATGATAACACAACCAACTAATTTATTTGGACAGGGTAACAGGCGTATACAGGGGTTTGAGTTTTCATAGTTGTACTTCCAagatttaataaataatgatgcACTTCATAAGCTTGAGAAATTGGCATAAAACTATTTCTCTGTATAGCAATGAAAAAGACATCTTAGGAAACAACTAGTTAAATATGTCTAAGCATACGGTCAGACAAGGGTGTGACCTAAAGTGGCTCACACAAAAGTTGATGAAGATAATTTGGAACTTGCCCCAAAAGCAGTCCTTTTCAAGAATCAAGAATCAAACGAGTAACAAGCAATTGATTGCCTATCCAAAAATCAGGGACTGAGGTTAAAGGTTGGAGGTGCCAATGTAATAACATTGTAAAGAAAATACACATAACTAGTCTTAAAGATGGCTTAAACAACATGCCAAAGAATTTCCACTGCATGGGCAATTAGGTAATGGTTTAGGGTCCTATAATACTTGTACAGATGGATTGGAGATTAACAGTGTGTGTAAAACAAAGTTTATTTACATAAAGGATaaaatttcaaaaagaaaaaaaactaattCAAACTTAATGCAAGCAAAAATAATGTACACAAACCATGAAAGGGTTTTAATTAAATTGCACTGGTAAAACATATAGTTCCTTTTCACTGACAAAAATGTTGACAACGACATGAAAAGTGACAAACTTCTATCAAAGTGAATTGATCAACAAGAATATTCATGGCTGGTAGCAAAGAATGTATACAAGAGTAAACTGATGATAGGTATGGCAGCAAAAATTCTTTGAAATACAAGAAATTTGGGATTATACAATGCACTAACAACTATAGACCAACAACATATCCTAGGCAATGTTTCTCATAAATGGGACCAAATAAATCTTGCAGGTTCGATGCATTTAAGAGTGCAGACCAGAATGCATCACACAACCAAGGGGAGAGCGCTGATGCCAAAGAACTTGATACTAGCATAAGTTAGTATTTAATAAATGGACTAGGATTTTTTGCTTTCAAAGCAAATAATAGAGTTTCAATAGGTGAAAAACTAAATCATTAAGCAGTTATTATAAAATATCAATTCATTAGAACAAGATGGTAGATACTAGATAGGATCTTTGGCCAGAAACCATTAATTTATTAACATATCGTAAAAGCTTTTTTAATGAATAAAATTTCAATGGCCATAACATGCAATTTATCCACACTTAAAAATTAGCATCGAAAGATGGTTGCATGGTGCACAATTATAATTATGTActtacatattttgttgaatgccACAATATCACAGCTCTGGATGTACTCATTTGCTGGTTCGACCAACAGATAGTCCTCGATCAGGTTATCCACAGAGACCAAGTCATCCACAATAGTCATCATGATCTGCAATTTTTTTATGCCATACCCAACTGGGGCCAGTTTTGCTGCAATTACAGTAAGTAATGATCACATTAATAATGTGCCtcagtttttttttataaataatgtgCCTCAGTTAAGCACTCATGGAATAACATATACGAAGTTCAGCTCATTATTGTTTGATAGAAAGAAACTACGTACACGCCCCCCAGAGCAAACCCTCCATCTTGACACTCCTGACAACTTCTTCAAGCTTTTGCAtgtctgtttcatcatcccatggttTTACATCAAGAAGTACAGAAGACTTTCCAGCTGCCAATAGGAAAGGAGCCCAAAATTAGGAAGAAAATAAAACTTAATGTGCATATGTTCTTAATACAAATAGAAAAACACAAACATCTCTATCGATTAAGAAATATGCCGAGAAACAGAAACCTAGTCTATAATTACAGAAATACACACATTGAAATGCGTCAAACTTACACTCTTTCTTTTTTCCGGATGCTTTGACAGCTGCTGCACGCTCTTCAGCTGCCTTCTTTTCCTCTTCAGTCTCTTCACCAAACAAAtccatgtcatcatcatcatcatcatccgctGCTGGGCCCTGAATTTAAGAGttgcaataagaaaaaatatatcatcacGTAA of the Musa acuminata AAA Group cultivar baxijiao chromosome BXJ3-2, Cavendish_Baxijiao_AAA, whole genome shotgun sequence genome contains:
- the LOC103976173 gene encoding elongation factor 1-delta 1; this encodes MAVTFHNLNAASGLQKLNDYLLTRSYITGYQASKDDISVYSALATSPSADYVNVARWYNHIDALLKLCGISEEGKGVKIESSAPVVEEAPSPAIDDKKGPAADDDDDDDMDLFGEETEEEKKAAEERAAAVKASGKKKESGKSSVLLDVKPWDDETDMQKLEEVVRSVKMEGLLWGASKLAPVGYGIKKLQIMMTIVDDLVSVDNLIEDYLLVEPANEYIQSCDIVAFNKI